GACAGGGAGAGGGTGTCTGGTAAATGAGAAGATAAGACCGTGTCTTAACGGTCTAGACCCAAATATTCCAAGGGAACATGGAAGCGCCCTCCAACTCTGCCGCTCGGCTTCACTTGAATAAGGAAACTTCACACAGTCACTcatgcagtgttttgtttttcaatagcCGTGGTCATTAACAATTAGCCATTGAACCAGAAGAGTCTTACAGGACCAGCCAATGGCTCGCATTATTGAAAGGGTTTTGTTTTTATGATAAAAAAGAATTGCCGACAAACAGTAGCTGCCAGCTATTATTTGCCATGACGGTGAGGATGTGGGAAGTTTTATTAATTCTAATTATCATGATTTGTATTTGAAAACACTTGGCAAGCCATCAGTTAGTTACAGTAAGCCGACGACCTACCAGGAAAATTATTGGACTTGggtcttttttattttgaatttctATTGTAGTAGAAAGTCATAATGAAAGACATGGTAATACATCATTTAGCCCGGGCAATTTGTTGTGAGGTGGATTTTATAGTGCTCACAGGCAAAgtttaaaaatcgtatttatcATTCACATCCACTGGGCTGTTTGAATGACGGTCTAGTTTATTACACTATATTATCCATGCTCTCGATTAAATGTGACGTACACACTGGGTTATGAGGTTATAAGGTTATAAGTTTATTTATAAGCACTCAGTTTTAATCAttactctgtattaaatataacagACACATAAGAGTCAACACCTACATGTTCAGCATCTGACGAATATGGTGGCTCCCCTGCCCTCTAATGATAATGCTTTATGGTCGCCGCTTGTCTTCACACAGCGGAGTTCTGGACTCGTGTGCGTGACTTCCTGAAGCCCGGTCCGCATGTGGTGCACTACATTCTCACCCACTTCCACTGGATGTGGGACGTCATCAACTACACTTTCCTCCGGGACGTTCTGATGCGGCTTGTCCTGACAGGTcctgactgaatgaatgaatgaatgaatgaatgtctttTCCAGATAGCAGATACATAAATGACATATTGTTTCCTGTTGTGTTTTCctgtgcgtgtgcacgcgtgcacGTGCAGTGAGGTCCAATTTAATTCCCCACCCTCCGACCTTCAACTCAAAATATGGTTACCTCAGCTGGGAGTCCTACTATAATCTGAGCTACTACACGCGGATTCTCCCACCTGTGCCAGAAGACTGCCCTACACCTCTAGGGGTCAAAGGTTAACACACCGAATGCTAGTTTCACATGCTTTTATTTGGAATATCAGCCTGCTATTGATTATTACATATAAAAATTCCCCTGGTGATCTCTTCGTAGGCAAAGATGGGCTGCCCGACCCTGAGCTGCTGGTGGAGAGCCTCTTGAAGAGAAGAACTTTCAGGCCCGACCCGCAGGGCTCCAACCTCATGTTTGCTTTCTTTGCACAGCACTTCACCCACCAGTTCTTTAAGACCTACAATCGTATGGGACTGGGCTTCACGAAGGCTCTGGCACATGGGGTCGGTTCATGTTATTGTTTCCAtattgatcatgtttttttattaagtgtTTCTCTTATGAATCATTGCAAAATGCTTGggaaatgggggggaaaaaaggatcGTAAGTTTGTTTTGTatacaaatgttaattgaaAGGGCGCCAGCAGGGGACCCTTTTTGGGACACCTCAATTAACATACAGTGGAAAATAAGTGTAGCTgtctaatatactgtagtaaagCAAAATAGAGCTCGATGTTTCCATCCCTTTGGATAGTTGGCGCTCTTGATGTTAAGCCATCAGTGTTGATCTAGGACTTTGCATGGCAGGGGTGCCCTTCTCCCTGAGCCAGGTATGTGGCTGGCTGCTTGCCATCTATCTGTATTCTTTTGCTCAGGCATTTTTATTCCAACTACCCAGAGCcaattgctgctttttttctggCAGCGGTTGATTTGGCTTTGGATGGATCAGCCCCTCATTCTGGGATGCTTCTGCTGTTGGGTCagaatatttgtttttctttctctccAAAGCGTGCTCTTCAAACCCATCTCCCTGTACCATCTCTCCATGGTACTGTCAGTTCCATGACATAAGCCAGCTTTGCTGTCGGGGACAACAACATCATGTCTGGCCGCAGTGGTGTTGTTCATATCCCTGGGGGAAGAAACACTAGCTTTTTATCCAGGTGCAAAATTCTAGCTGTTGTTTGGTGCGATTTAGGCGGGCTGGTTTAAAGTGATGAACATAAGgcttcattcattaattttctataccgcttgtcctcattagggtcacaggggtggagtctttcccagctgacttctggtggCAAGGGGTGGAGTACAGTGTtacctcatttatcgcggggtataggttcccaaaatagcccgcaatatgtgagcttttttttttttttttttttacatttcttataTACTGGATGTGttgaggctgtaaaacccctgaccatacattttataaactttaacataacattttctcacatttctctcttgtttaaatactctcaaaaaagttgaaaacttTGTTTGAATTGTAATGTTCAACCCACAACACACAAGACACaaaaatgattaagtgactcacacgtatttcactcatgtgacTGCGCCTTTTGTTGTGGCGCCGTTTGCATCctggttaaaacatattgctgcattactcctcctgttgcagtccccCTCCTTccaaccaaagattcatttacagtattccgtaatgaacattccttcagcatgtccagaagtccaaccttTTGTGtgatggttagcatcctcctctgccttttgggcgcAGAACAATTCCTCGACATTGTGGGATTTGTTGGGCAGAAACTCACAAAgactgcaagctagcaagcaagcaagccagCTAGCGACATAACAggacggcatgaaggagattgattgacaaggGTCTACGGCCACTCAGtccgcagaagacaatgggcggtgcagacagacgagagagggaagagagagacactcaacttcccacagtgcagttcttcttaaagggccaggctcggcctgtaaaagggttcatacgctgttaaaaaaaaaaaaaaaaaaaatggtggaacAGCAAATGAGTGAAAGgtaaaccacgatagagtgagggaacaaaactgttaacaaaaacaaataagatatataatttctttatagtaagtataaaccttgacttcattgcaccacattgttatactgccttatcacaTTCATATGGATTTACAattagcaaagagtacatttggaatacgggcaaatgtattgcaactaatgtgaaacggatgaggggcaggattaaataagctttgcttcttcctactcctttttggacatgttgaactgtgaattgtactatgtgatgttttccaatgtaacttgtatgcatgttcaaaatgaattcaaCCATGACCTTTACCAGTTTTGACATAATGGgacaattttgtttttattttgttgttttttgtttttttgttggtgcAGGTGGACGCAGGGCACGTGTACGGAGACAACCTGCAGCGTCAGTTAAAGCTCAGACTTTTCAAAGACGGGAAACTTAAATATCAGGTGTAGTACggtcttttttttctgctttttaagtgtattttttaaacaataaatccCTAAGATCTGTTTGTGATGTACAGTGTGTTGTAAAGAAAATATACTATTAGTATGATAAATGTATGGCTAATTagcatttattcatattttgcctttaaagcTAATATGAAAGTGTATGGGAAGTGTTACAAACTCGccgcttaaaaaaatatattgtgttCCCCATTAGTTGATTGATGGAGAGATGTACCCTCCCTCTGTAGCTGAAGCCCCTGTCAGGATGAGCTACCCCCCGGCCGTTGCTCCTGAGGATCAGATTGCTATCGGTCAGGAGGTGTTTGGACTCCTGCCCGGTTTGGGATTGTACGCTACGCTGTGGCTGAGGGAGCACAACCGAGTGTGTGACGTGCTCAAAGTGGAGCATCCCACCTGGGATGACGAGCAGCTGTTCCAGACCACACGGCTCATCGTTATTGGTAAGCGGGGGTccacattgttattgtttttaggtTAAACTTCATTGTGCAGACATTGCAAAGCCAGGCAAGCTGTTGGAGCTCAATCATAAATGCTTCATAGGCAAATACAATATTAGCATATGTCAGTCATGCCCACTAGAATGTTATATTGTAAAAACAGCAGGCTTGCTTGTCCATACACATTAATGCTCTGTGTGTATTATAAAATGCATACTATAACAAAAGATGGGGcacaaataacaataaaatgagtCTTCATTGcttgttatttttgcatttgaaatatcccccacccccacccacccacccacccaaagGTGAGACCATCCGAATAGTGATAGAAGAATACGTGCAGCATCTCAGCGGCTACCTGCTGCAGTTGAAGTTCGATCCCACCCTGCTGTTCCACACCGACTTCCAGTACGGAAACCGCATCGCTCTGGAGTTCAGCCAGCTCTATCACTGGCACTCCTTGATGCCAGACAGCTTCCTCATCGACGGCGACGAGCTCACCTACCCACAGTTCATCTTCAACACTTCAGTGCTAACACGCTACGGCGTGGAGAAGCTGGTAGACGCCTTTTCTCGGCAAGTGGCCGGCCAGGTAACGATCCACAGACAGCGTGGTGCGTTATGCACCTGTAGTACTCAAATACCAGAGTGATGGTTTCTTGGCTCGTAGAGGATTACCTGGATTGGTATTTTTTGACAGTTTGTGGTTGGGCATGACTACAGTATCTGTTTTTTCTAATTACGTGAAGTTGCATCACATGATGTTAGACTTCAAAGGATAGAAAGTCAACTGACAGTGGACCCTTTTGCAGCATGAGTACCTTTTTTTGCTACTTTAGGTTGCTTTAAgtggtttatatatatatatatatatatatatatatatatatatacacacatacacacagtttatatgtgtgtgtgtggatatgtacacacatgtatactgtacatacagtatttgtattttagtacatttacccatttttatgcttgaaaatgctcaatttcggcaaaaaaggtaaaatttgcttaactatgcattttttctttactaccaaccaccaaacagcatgatttgttaacTTATGATGCTAAGTTGTCATTCCACTGATATTGcaaatatgacttaaaaaaagattaatttcCTCTGTAAAAATGTTAGCTGATGTACAACAGCTGTACAATCTCCAATGTGCAGTAGAATCTCATTATGTTTTGTCCACAGATAGGCGGGGGCCATAACATCAACCCTGTGGTGACGTCAGTCGCCGTGGGAGCCATAAAGGAGTCGCGACAGCTCCGCATGCAGCCCTTCAACGAGTACCGCAAACGCTTTAACCTCAAGCCGTACACTTCCTTTGGAGAGTTCACCGGtgagcaaacaaacacaaagcttGTCCCGACGACTCTGGCACACATCGGACCAgctttcaaaacatgtgattgTTAGATTTTACAGGACGGTGAGATGAGCTAAAAATACACTCTCGGGATAATGGCACCCGCTGCAAATTGGCCAACCCTCATCTTGACCCTTGTCGCCGTCTTAGAGTTCATTACTGTCGTTTGTGTGACTTCAATTTCATGTGGGGGTGAATAACGGTGAAGTGTTAGCTCATCACCCGACATCTACCATCTGCCATTGTCTTGTAAGCAACAAAAGTTTTTAACCACATTTGTCAAACTAGCCACACATATGTACCGCTGCATTCAAAATCGTTCAAATTTGCCAAACAGTGCGCCATCTACTGCTACTTTTGGGTGGAGTCACCATGAAATCTGGCACAGGTGAAACGTGAACACATGATGGTCGCCATCAACCAAAAAGTGTTTGCAGGGGAGGGGGCGGGACTTAGCAAGTAATaaatcattgaccatttgtctaatgattataaaactttgaagaTTGTATGTATTTCACTTTCCAAAACATTTTGAGCACAGCCCGTAGGGGGCGCTGCTACACGTCTTCATGGCTAATCATCTAACTCAAGGCTGTTTTTTATATTGTCCCGcagaaaattttacaagaaaatattagattgcaatattatgagtttattattAAGTTGTAAcactacgagaataaagtcattacgagaataaaatttacaagaagaaagttgaaataataaatagaagaaaaaaaacagccgaaatggaagaaaatagctgtaaatttatgacaataaaaatatatatataatattaagagaagaaatccatattctaatgagaaaaaaagttgcaattttacgagaattaactcataattattatgaggaaaaataatgtaattttaagagcatacagctgaaatattaaagaaaaaatacattcttttttaaaagttgcaatattatgaaaaacaaacaaaactaaataagatcgaggaaaaggcttcttgagacgtcatctgtacttctgtgaagaaggtgtcagacgtttcgctcctcatccgaagagcttcgtcagcgaactaatgagtgctggtagcctaggccttaaatacagtaagagtgggcagaattggtgtgccaacaccctcctcctattggttccttacactaagcctgggcggagtagtggtataatcctatcctgctattaacacctccggtAAAAGGGAAGTGCcactccctgagttgggtatgaacgactctgatactggctcgttagcatctattgttctggctcggccctggcttcaacTAAAtaagatgtaatttttggaaaattaggttggggaaaaagttataatatgggaataaagtctaaatattgtggaataaagtcataatgttctgaaaagaacatttaagaagattatttaacaataaagttgaaataattggaaatttttaaaaaagactcACATttctactaataataggcttttcacctatatcacaaagctgagattcagtttttttcttgaaatacagtatatctaacttcttagcgTATCGACATGTGTCGCTTTACGAAATATTAAAGTGTCCCTTGCATCCTCtcctttttcactatgtggccctcagtggaaagcgtttggacacccctgatctaactTTATCTTTGTGTTAACGGTTTCAGATAATGAGGAAGTAGCACTCACTCTCAAGGAGCTCTATGGTGACATTGACGCTCTTGAATTTTACCCTGGTATGATGCTGGAGAAGACCCGTCCGAGTTCTATATTTGGAGAGAGCATGGTGGAGATGGGAGCGCCCTTCTCCCTCAAAGGCCTCCTGGGCAACCCCATTTGTTCCCCCGAGTACTGGAAGCCCAGCACGTTTGGGGGCCACGTGGGCTTTGACATTGTAAACTCCGCCACCTTGAAGAAACTCGTGTGTCTCAACTCTAGGACGTGCCCGTACGTGGCGTTCAGAGTGCCACAAAGCGCGAAAGACGACTTCAGGACTGATGAGCTGTGAGCTGTTTTCAAGTGTCCCTCTTAGAAAGTCAAATAGGCTTTGGCTTAAAAGGAACAAGCTTGTGAGGAGAGCAGCTTGTTTGAGCGCACTGTGACACCACACTGTTATTTTTGCTCACTTGCTGTCTCGCACTTgagcaaaatgaggaaaaaaaagacactggtCTCCTAGTCCAGTGATGACgccatactgtatgtagacACACGGTGGGTGAAAGTGAGTTCATTAAAACTGGAggtgttttaaaatttttgttttGACTCTCCATTGTTCTCAACCTTTACTGGTCCTTCATTTCCACATGCGAGTCCTGTGTTTCTTTTGGCAAGAGACGGAAATCTGATAGTGACGATGAAACAGGAGAAGATAATCACAGGATGTATGTTTTCCCCCTCAAGGTGGGGTTTGAAATGTTAATAAAATCAGTCTCTCACCGtgaagttcttttttttttacattaaaaattattttttcaaccTTTTCTAAACCAGCAGTGATCTTCCTGTTATCGCTACAGGCTACGGGAGTTTGTGTGTTATTTCGTATTGCCCTCCATTGGTTCAATCTGGTACTGCATATAAGAATAAACCACACGTCACCGCCCCAATCGACGTCAGCGTGTTGCCTTTGCGTGCTTTGGGGGAATGGTCCAAATGTTAGAACAATAAACAAATATTGCACCTACAGCGCAATAAAATTTAAAGTGTTGCGTGGTAATGTGTGTCAGCTACT
This Dunckerocampus dactyliophorus isolate RoL2022-P2 chromosome 17, RoL_Ddac_1.1, whole genome shotgun sequence DNA region includes the following protein-coding sequences:
- the pdcl gene encoding phosducin-like protein, producing the protein MRSSVLHVGSFCALLLLLREPACRGDEVTPSTGRPVNPCCYLPCQHWGVCVRYSEDQYECDCTRTGYYGENCTIPEFWTRVRDFLKPGPHVVHYILTHFHWMWDVINYTFLRDVLMRLVLTVRSNLIPHPPTFNSKYGYLSWESYYNLSYYTRILPPVPEDCPTPLGVKGKDGLPDPELLVESLLKRRTFRPDPQGSNLMFAFFAQHFTHQFFKTYNRMGLGFTKALAHGVDAGHVYGDNLQRQLKLRLFKDGKLKYQLIDGEMYPPSVAEAPVRMSYPPAVAPEDQIAIGQEVFGLLPGLGLYATLWLREHNRVCDVLKVEHPTWDDEQLFQTTRLIVIGETIRIVIEEYVQHLSGYLLQLKFDPTLLFHTDFQYGNRIALEFSQLYHWHSLMPDSFLIDGDELTYPQFIFNTSVLTRYGVEKLVDAFSRQVAGQIGGGHNINPVVTSVAVGAIKESRQLRMQPFNEYRKRFNLKPYTSFGEFTDNEEVALTLKELYGDIDALEFYPGMMLEKTRPSSIFGESMVEMGAPFSLKGLLGNPICSPEYWKPSTFGGHVGFDIVNSATLKKLVCLNSRTCPYVAFRVPQSAKDDFRTDELHTVGETVAMTTLDDKILGEKLQYYYSSSEDEGSDNDDDEREGKTIRDAAVNEPELDYSPDGSAVNTGPKGVINDWRKYKQLEVEQKQEQKKEMERLIKKLSMTCRSDLDLEKDKEKQKELQEKIKGKMTMQEYNMLQEEEDDEDFLQHYRMQRIEEMRRQLCRGKRFERVHELTSGEDFLEALDKEDKSTLVVIHIYEPDVPGCEAMSGSLMCLAQEYPLVKFCSVRSSAISTSALFRDSALPALLVYKGGDLIGNFVRLTDQLGEDFFAVDVEALLQEYGMLPEKPPVIPKTIRNGAIIQSNQSDEDSDLDID